The Pirellulales bacterium genome contains the following window.
ACGGTCTCGCTGCAGATTCAGGCGCTCGAGCGCGAATTGAAAACCGCGCTCTTCGAGCGGCGCGGCCCGCGCATCACGCTGACGCCCGAGGGCAAAACGCTCTACGAGCTGGCGCTGCCGCTGGTGGAAGGGATCGATGCGCTCGGAGAGAAATTTGCCGCGCGGCGCGGCGGCATCGAAGCAGGCCGGCTGGACATCGCCGCCGGCGAGTCAACGCTGCTGTACCTGCTACCGCCATTCATCAAGGAATTCGCCGAACGCTATCCGGCGATCGAACTAAAGCTGCACAACGTCACGGGGCGAGACGGGGTGGCCATGCTGCGGGCCGACCAGGTCGACTTTGCGGTCGGCCCCATGACCGAGGAAGGCGAAGGAATGGATTACCGCGACATGTTCGCCGCCGAGCCGATATTGATCACGGCCACCGACCATCCCTTGGCGAAGAAAAAAGAAGTGACCATCCGCGACGTCGCGGCGCACCCCTTGATCCTGCCGCCGCGGCACCTAGCCACGTGGCGCGTCGTCGACTTCGTCTTTCACAAGCACAAGCTGAAATACCACGTAAAGCTCGAAGCTGGCGGCTGGGAAGTCATCAAGAAGTATGTCGAACTGGGGCTAGGCATTTCGATCGTGGCCAGCCTGTGCTTGACCGGCAAAGAAGCACTCGTCGCCATCCCCATGAAGCGCTATTTTCCCACGCGCCGTTATGGCGTGGTCACGCGGCGCGGGAAGTTTCTCTCGCCGCAGGCGCAGCGCTTCCTCGAGATCATGGCCAAGGCGGCGCCCAAGCGGGCTCCGGCCGCCGCGCATGCCGGATGAGCCGATCACGCAC
Protein-coding sequences here:
- a CDS encoding LysR family transcriptional regulator, with product MPSRRLTHAYKGSRLPQLRSFCFAAQAGSVSKAAERMFLSQPTVSLQIQALERELKTALFERRGPRITLTPEGKTLYELALPLVEGIDALGEKFAARRGGIEAGRLDIAAGESTLLYLLPPFIKEFAERYPAIELKLHNVTGRDGVAMLRADQVDFAVGPMTEEGEGMDYRDMFAAEPILITATDHPLAKKKEVTIRDVAAHPLILPPRHLATWRVVDFVFHKHKLKYHVKLEAGGWEVIKKYVELGLGISIVASLCLTGKEALVAIPMKRYFPTRRYGVVTRRGKFLSPQAQRFLEIMAKAAPKRAPAAAHAG